Proteins co-encoded in one Leptospiraceae bacterium genomic window:
- a CDS encoding LysE family transporter, with amino-acid sequence MHFLDGYLLGLGMIIFIGPVFFLLIGVSLQLGTKAGILAALGIIVSDIIYVSLCYYGVTAFLYQPTSIFWITLIGGLLLIFLGLKYILQPTTILDEKKEMITLHYISCFTKGFLVNFVNPFVFFVWIGVVSFAKENIAENPDLALYFSGVLLGILSTDLLKVFTAVKIQPALKPHILKYIYILSGILLVSFGIRILYLLH; translated from the coding sequence TTGCATTTTCTAGATGGATACTTACTTGGACTTGGAATGATTATATTTATCGGTCCAGTCTTTTTTTTACTAATTGGGGTAAGTCTACAATTAGGAACAAAAGCAGGAATACTAGCTGCTCTCGGAATTATTGTAAGTGATATAATCTATGTTAGCCTCTGCTATTATGGAGTAACAGCTTTTTTATACCAACCTACGTCCATATTTTGGATTACTCTGATCGGTGGACTACTTTTAATTTTTCTGGGATTGAAGTATATTCTACAACCTACAACTATTTTAGATGAAAAGAAGGAAATGATTACTCTCCACTATATCTCCTGTTTTACGAAAGGATTCCTAGTAAATTTCGTAAATCCATTTGTATTTTTTGTCTGGATAGGAGTAGTCTCCTTTGCAAAAGAAAATATTGCGGAAAATCCTGATTTGGCTCTCTATTTCTCCGGCGTGCTTTTGGGTATTCTTAGTACGGATCTTTTGAAGGTTTTTACCGCCGTAAAAATTCAACCAGCATTAAAACCGCATATTTTAAAATATATTTACATTCTCTCTGGAATCTTACTGGTTAGTTTCGGAATTAGAATTCTTTATTTATTACATTGA
- a CDS encoding TlpA family protein disulfide reductase, with protein MKNLQILGLVFALLIGGYTYKKYRVAPSILFPEIDVINTGKEITKLPNTNGKLRIVSFYASWCPDCKREFPKMLSASNSDLSDAEFFAITDEGYDKMMSFKQSSGYPFQFYTLPSSFDEYKIFAIPTTYILNSKNEIIYSKVGEIDWQNEKFLSEIKK; from the coding sequence ATGAAAAACTTGCAAATTCTAGGTTTGGTATTCGCATTATTAATTGGCGGATATACTTATAAAAAATACAGAGTGGCGCCATCCATTCTTTTTCCGGAGATTGATGTTATAAATACCGGAAAAGAAATTACAAAACTCCCTAATACAAACGGCAAATTACGAATAGTCTCTTTTTATGCTAGTTGGTGCCCCGATTGTAAAAGAGAATTTCCAAAAATGCTTTCTGCGAGTAATAGTGATTTATCGGATGCAGAATTTTTTGCGATTACGGATGAAGGTTATGATAAGATGATGTCATTCAAACAGAGCTCAGGTTATCCATTTCAGTTTTATACTCTTCCAAGTTCTTTTGATGAATATAAAATATTTGCTATACCCACTACTTATATATTAAATTCTAAAAATGAAATTATTTATAGCAAAGTGGGAGAAATAGACTGGCAAAACGAAAAGTTTTTATCTGAAATTAAAAAATAA
- a CDS encoding GAF domain-containing protein, with translation MEMKNQLSDIIAGVSNTYGTEFLDRITKMLNRAINADYTFIAMVDKNKYESRTITLVARGENAPNMVYSLSDTPCANVADDSVCCYPTGVCATFPKDQLLVDMNIDAYIGTPLHNSKGEVMGLIVALFEREIKNHANAVTLFQIFSGRISAEIERHDYEQRLEVYNQELSVLVKERTTELELALTTLKNNQSRMLETEKMASVGILAAGIAHEINNPLNFIKAGIDSVEEYLEEHFKNHVENLSPLFKLIREGVNRSSAIVKGLNQFSRSIDVNDEKINIHDVIDNCLAMLGGQIRNYITVRKKYTYDPVVCLGNGGKLHQAFLNLLTNAIQAIENEGDIQISTESINGNLLIYIKDTGVGISEENMAKISTPFFTTKDPGKGTGLGLSITYKIITDHKGSIQIKSEINKGSEFIVSIPSAT, from the coding sequence ATGGAAATGAAAAACCAATTATCTGATATTATTGCAGGTGTTTCCAACACATATGGCACTGAATTTTTAGATCGTATCACTAAAATGTTAAATCGTGCAATAAATGCTGATTATACATTTATAGCAATGGTAGATAAAAATAAATATGAATCTAGAACTATTACCTTGGTTGCCAGAGGAGAAAATGCGCCTAACATGGTTTATTCTCTATCCGATACTCCTTGTGCAAATGTTGCCGATGACTCTGTTTGCTGTTATCCCACCGGAGTCTGCGCTACATTTCCTAAAGATCAACTTCTTGTTGATATGAATATAGATGCTTACATAGGAACACCTCTGCATAATTCTAAGGGCGAAGTTATGGGGTTAATTGTCGCGTTGTTTGAAAGGGAAATCAAAAATCATGCAAATGCCGTGACACTGTTTCAAATATTTTCCGGCCGGATTTCTGCAGAAATAGAAAGACATGACTACGAACAGAGATTGGAAGTTTATAACCAAGAACTCTCCGTACTAGTTAAAGAACGGACAACCGAATTGGAATTGGCGTTGACTACTTTAAAAAATAACCAAAGCAGAATGCTTGAAACAGAAAAAATGGCGTCTGTAGGTATTCTTGCCGCCGGGATAGCGCATGAGATTAATAATCCGCTCAACTTTATTAAGGCTGGCATTGATTCCGTTGAGGAATATTTAGAAGAACATTTTAAAAACCATGTAGAAAATTTATCTCCATTATTTAAACTAATTCGAGAAGGAGTTAATCGATCATCGGCTATAGTAAAGGGGTTAAATCAATTTAGCCGCTCTATCGATGTAAATGATGAAAAAATTAATATTCATGATGTCATTGATAATTGTTTAGCTATGCTCGGAGGACAAATCCGAAATTATATTACTGTTAGGAAAAAATATACATATGATCCAGTTGTTTGTCTGGGTAATGGCGGTAAACTACACCAAGCTTTTTTAAATCTTTTAACGAATGCGATCCAAGCTATCGAAAATGAAGGAGATATACAAATCTCGACAGAGTCAATAAATGGAAACCTATTAATATATATCAAAGATACAGGCGTAGGAATTTCCGAGGAAAATATGGCAAAAATTAGTACGCCTTTCTTTACAACTAAGGATCCGGGAAAAGGAACTGGTCTTGGTCTTTCCATTACTTATAAAATTATAACCGACCATAAAGGATCAATTCAAATTAAATCAGAAATAAATAAAGGATCGGAGTTCATAGTATCAATTCCAAGTGCAACTTAG
- a CDS encoding SpoIIE family protein phosphatase, with the protein MFNPKILYVDDEEENLISFRFLFKKYFDIQIAKSAKEGLEILESDTIHIVISDQKMPKMSGVEFLKQVAKDFPDTSRILLTGFADIDSIMDAINLGEIYRFFTKPFQKEEMLSSLNNAMEVYRLRNQNQELLETLVENNYRLSIFNEELEKKVEERTDHLTKALNEISELKNQQDGDYFLTSLLIGPLARNSVNSDKFQIESFLKQKKEFCFRGEKGSLGGDINIAHKVKLMDKSYIVILNGDAMGKSTQGAGGAIVLGTAFEVIMERLRSFQWGKNLMPQEWLYNAYLELNQVFQTFEGLMMVSMILGIIEEDNGNFHFINAEHPKPILYRDKYASFLSPEPNYNKLGAPNFISQTIPISISHFKLNPSDIIIIGSDGKDDVVVGTNVLGNLIINENENRFLTCVEKSDADLKEIFKLLQKDAELMDDVSFIKITYKG; encoded by the coding sequence ATGTTTAACCCTAAAATACTTTACGTAGATGACGAAGAAGAAAACTTAATCAGCTTCCGATTTCTCTTCAAAAAGTACTTTGACATTCAAATAGCAAAATCTGCTAAGGAAGGTCTAGAAATACTGGAGAGTGACACTATTCATATAGTAATTTCAGATCAAAAAATGCCTAAAATGTCCGGCGTGGAATTTCTCAAACAGGTAGCTAAGGATTTTCCAGATACAAGTAGAATCTTATTAACTGGATTTGCGGATATCGATTCAATCATGGATGCAATTAACTTAGGAGAAATTTATCGGTTCTTTACTAAACCATTTCAAAAAGAAGAAATGCTTTCATCATTGAACAATGCGATGGAAGTTTACCGACTTCGAAATCAAAATCAAGAATTATTAGAAACGTTAGTAGAAAACAATTACCGTTTAAGTATTTTCAATGAAGAACTCGAAAAAAAAGTAGAAGAACGAACTGACCATCTAACCAAAGCATTAAATGAAATTAGTGAATTGAAAAACCAACAAGATGGTGATTACTTTTTGACCTCCCTTTTGATTGGTCCATTAGCTCGAAATTCTGTGAATAGTGATAAATTTCAAATTGAATCCTTCCTAAAACAAAAAAAAGAATTCTGCTTCAGAGGTGAAAAGGGAAGTCTCGGCGGAGACATTAATATAGCGCATAAAGTCAAACTTATGGATAAATCCTATATTGTAATTCTAAATGGAGATGCTATGGGAAAATCTACGCAAGGGGCCGGCGGCGCAATTGTTCTTGGTACTGCATTTGAAGTTATCATGGAGAGATTGCGAAGTTTTCAATGGGGGAAAAATCTAATGCCTCAAGAATGGCTTTACAATGCTTACCTTGAACTAAACCAAGTATTTCAAACATTCGAAGGATTAATGATGGTTTCTATGATTTTAGGAATCATTGAAGAGGATAATGGCAACTTTCACTTCATCAATGCAGAACACCCAAAGCCGATTTTATACAGAGATAAGTATGCAAGTTTTTTGAGCCCAGAACCAAATTACAATAAATTGGGGGCGCCCAATTTTATTTCCCAAACAATACCAATTTCGATCAGCCATTTTAAATTGAATCCTAGTGATATTATAATTATTGGTTCCGATGGAAAAGACGATGTAGTTGTGGGAACTAACGTATTAGGTAACCTAATTATAAATGAAAACGAAAATCGTTTTCTGACCTGCGTCGAAAAATCGGATGCAGATTTGAAGGAAATATTTAAACTTCTCCAAAAAGACGCTGAGCTTATGGATGATGTTTCCTTTATAAAAATAACATATAAAGGCTAA